In the Magnetococcales bacterium genome, GATGTTTGATGCATTCAAACTTTTTGATATCTTTTAGAAACCCGTTGGTGCAACCATGCCGGACTCCTCTTTGCAAGATTTTTTACAGCGTGTTGCCACCCTCAATCCCGGGCAATCCGAGTTTCTGCAGGCGGTCACCGAGGTCATGATCAGTCTGTGGCCTTTCATTCAGAAAAATCCGCAATACCTGGAACAATGCCTGCTGGAGCGTCTCATCGAACCCGAACGGATCGTCATGTTCCGCGTCGCCTGGATGGATGACCAGGACACGGTCCAGGTCAACCGGGGCTATCGGATCCAACACAGCATGGCAATCGGCCCCTACAAGGGCGGTCTGCGTTTTCATCCATCGGTCAATTTGTCGGTGCTCAAATTTCTGGCCTTTGAGCAAACCTTCAAAAACGCCCTCACCTCCCTGCCCATGGGCAGTGGCAAAGGCGGCTCCGACTTTGACCCCAAAGGCAAAAGCCCTCTCGAAATCATGCGGTTCTGTCAGGCTTTCGTGACCGAACTGTTCCGCCATGTGGGTCCGGATACCGATGTCCCGGCTGGCGACATCGGGGTCGGCGCCCGCGAAATCGGCTTCATGGTGGGCATGATGAAAAAACTGGTCAACAGCGCCGCCAGCGTCTTCACCGGCAAAGGGGTCTCCTTTGGCGGCTCTTTGGTCCGTTCCGAAGCCACCGGATACGGTCTGGTCTATTTTGTGGAAGAGATGCTCAAAGCCTCCGGACGCTCCCTGGACGGGCTGAGGGTCGGGGTCTCCGGTTCGGGCAACGTGGCCCAGTACGCGGTCGAAAAGGCCATGCACCTGGGCGCCAAGGTGATCACCGTTTCCGACTCCGGGGGCACCATCATCGATCCGGCGGGATTTGATCAGGAAAAACTGGCAATTTTGATGCAAGTCAAGAATGAACGTTTCGGTCGTGTCAGCGACTATGCGAAACTCACCGGCGTGACCTTTGAACCGGGCCTCAAACCCTGGCAGGTGCCCATGGATGTGGCCATGCCCTGCGCGACCCAGAACGAACTCAACGCCGTGGATGCGGCCACCCTGATCCACAATGGGGTCATCTGCGTGGCCGAAGGAGCCAACATGCCCAGCACCATCGAGGCCATCCAGACCTTCACCGCCGCCGATGTGCTGTATGCCCCCAGCAAGGCCTGCAACGCCGGTGGTGTGGCCACGTCCGGCATGGAAATGAGTCAAAACGCCCTGCGCCTCTCCTGGAGTCGGGAAGAGGTGGATACCCGCTTGCGGCACATCATGACCAACATCCATGCCACCTGCCTACAGTATGGCCGCCACGACGATGGTCGCGTCAGCTACCCGGATGGGGCGAACATCGCCGGATTCGTCAAGGTGGCGGACGCCATGCTGGCCCAGGGCGTGATCTAGTCCGGTGGCACTGTGACTGTTAACAAACCCAAACAACCGGAGCCTCCTGGCCGAATGACACCATCAGGTCTCCTTTGACAAACGGTTGCATGCGCCCATGCAGCCGGCCCCTTCCTCTCCTTTTGATGACGAAAGTATGCCATGAAACCATTGTCGATGAATCGAATCCAGCTGTGTCTCCCGTTGTTGCTGATGGGACTGTTCACCCCGGTCGCCCCCGGTTTCGCCGAGGGTACCCCTGCTACTGCCGTCGCCCCTGCTGCTGCGCCTGCTACTGCCGCCGCCCCTGCTACTGCCAGCAGCTTCGATGTGGCCACCCTGCCCTCACCGGATCACAAGGACAAGGCCAGCTTCGTCTCGTCCATGGGCAAGCTCACCAAACACGACAAGGCCATGGTGGCTTGGCGCTATGACCGCTTCAAGGCGCTTTTGAACAACAAGGATCTGGTCTCCGACAGCGGCAAAGAGGCCAAAGCCTTCCTGCTGACCGCCCGCGAAGAGTTCACCCTGGAAAGAAACAAGCCCCGCGCCTATGACCATGCCTTTCTGGACATCGGTTACGGGGTGACCATTTCCGGTCCCCATCTGGTGATGCGCATGACCTCCGCCCTGGACGTGCAACCCACGGACAAGGTGCTGGAAGTGGGCACCGGTTCCGGTTACCAGTCGGCGATTCTGGCCCACCTGTCCAACAACGTGAACTCGGTGGAAATCATCGAGCCCCTCCACGAACGCACCAAGGCGGTGTACAAAAAACTGGTGGACGCCGGCAACGCTGAATACCAGAATGTGCATCTGAAGTCCGGGGACGGCTATCACGGCTGGGAAGAAAACGGACCGTACAACAAGATCATCGTCACCTGCGCCATCGACCACATTCCGCCTCCCCTGCTCAAGCAGTTGGCCCCCAACGGTGTCATCGTGATCCCCGTCGGCCCCCCGGGCAAACAGACCCTGCTCAAGGTGCAAAAGACCGTCGATGCGGAAGGCAAAGTCACCATCAACCGCACCGATGTCTATAACGGCAGACGCTCGGTCTCCTTCGTGCCCTTCACCAAACAAGGCGGCGGCACCTGGAGCGGAAAGGGCAACCGTTGAGCGGTCTCCCCTCGAAAGTGGCGCCGGAAACCGCAGCCCGGCGCCACTCTTTTCTGCTCGCGGTGTTTCTCATCGCCGGAGCCATCATCGGTCTGCAAATCACCATCATGCGGCTTTACGCCATCTCCGGCTGGGCCCATTTCGGTTCCCTGGTGGTGAGTGTCGCCATGTTCGGCTTCGGTTTTGCCAGCACCGTCATGTGCCTGGGCCGGGGTCTGTTTGAACGGCGCATCGAAGAGATCGCCCGCCTCGCCCTGTTGTTGTTCGGTCCCCTGACCGTGCTCGGCAACGTGGTGGCCCAGAACGCCCAGTTCAATCCCATTTTCCTGCTGGCGGACAACCGGCAGATTCTCAACCTGATCTTCAACCTGCTGGCCTACGCCGCCCCGTTCCTGGTGGGGGCGATCCTGCTGGGCATCTGTTTTCTGGCCGGACGCCACCGCTTCCAGCTCACCTATGCGGCGGACATGACCGGCTCCGGCGTCACCGGACTGCTCTGCCTAGCCGCCATGGACTGGCTGATTCCCGAACATCTGCTGCTGCTGCCCCTGCTGCTGTGGTGGGGCGGCGCCCTCGCTTGGTTCCGCGCCTGGGAAGACCGACGCTCCCCCTGGCTGGTGAGTCTTTCCGGGGTGGTCTCCCTGCTGATGCTGTTTCTGCTGCCCCAGCTACAGGTCTCCCCCTACAAAGGGGTGAGCTACGCCGCCAAGTTTCCCGACGCCCAACGGCTCTATCATGCCGCCGGCGCCCACGGTCTGCACGAAATCTTCGGTAGCTCCTACTTCCATTTCGCCCCCGGCCTGAGCGACATGGCCTCCCTGACCATGG is a window encoding:
- the gdhA gene encoding NADP-specific glutamate dehydrogenase, whose translation is MPDSSLQDFLQRVATLNPGQSEFLQAVTEVMISLWPFIQKNPQYLEQCLLERLIEPERIVMFRVAWMDDQDTVQVNRGYRIQHSMAIGPYKGGLRFHPSVNLSVLKFLAFEQTFKNALTSLPMGSGKGGSDFDPKGKSPLEIMRFCQAFVTELFRHVGPDTDVPAGDIGVGAREIGFMVGMMKKLVNSAASVFTGKGVSFGGSLVRSEATGYGLVYFVEEMLKASGRSLDGLRVGVSGSGNVAQYAVEKAMHLGAKVITVSDSGGTIIDPAGFDQEKLAILMQVKNERFGRVSDYAKLTGVTFEPGLKPWQVPMDVAMPCATQNELNAVDAATLIHNGVICVAEGANMPSTIEAIQTFTAADVLYAPSKACNAGGVATSGMEMSQNALRLSWSREEVDTRLRHIMTNIHATCLQYGRHDDGRVSYPDGANIAGFVKVADAMLAQGVI
- a CDS encoding protein-L-isoaspartate O-methyltransferase, whose amino-acid sequence is MGKLTKHDKAMVAWRYDRFKALLNNKDLVSDSGKEAKAFLLTAREEFTLERNKPRAYDHAFLDIGYGVTISGPHLVMRMTSALDVQPTDKVLEVGTGSGYQSAILAHLSNNVNSVEIIEPLHERTKAVYKKLVDAGNAEYQNVHLKSGDGYHGWEENGPYNKIIVTCAIDHIPPPLLKQLAPNGVIVIPVGPPGKQTLLKVQKTVDAEGKVTINRTDVYNGRRSVSFVPFTKQGGGTWSGKGNR